The following proteins are co-located in the Neodiprion virginianus isolate iyNeoVirg1 chromosome 6, iyNeoVirg1.1, whole genome shotgun sequence genome:
- the LOC124307222 gene encoding cholesterol 7-desaturase nvd, whose protein sequence is MAVVWWIVSAVTSALILIYLAFFWKINWIKDLTENDAKRSWLNKRLGDGKSGGGSRNKNRKVGHLPPVYPNGWFALLESSHLKRGEAKHISALGQNFAVFRTQKGTVSVLDAYCPHLGANMGEGGRVRGDCLECPFHGWLFRGADGRCQDIPYSDKVPEFAKTKAWDCCEVNQLIFVWHHAENAKPSWRPQALGEISDGRWRYHGRNEFIVNSHIQEIPENGADWAHLSAVHGPSILLSERVPWLARHSWTGAEWTSHVSPPQERTMAKEEEAGKAQAEEECGAEVDNAPETDPNVSRENVAGTGKFENGGGKISKDKTASGNKSHKAIMRLRHSLILFERIPILELDVRAEQIGPGYVELLVQSSMGPMCILQTVTPLEPLMQRVTHLMFAPPLLAPLATLVLFGESVMFERDVAVWNHKRFEQRPLLVREDRSILAYRRWYAQFYSPHSPTYQSTTRSLQW, encoded by the exons ATGGCAGTCGTCTGGTGGATAGTGAGTGCCGTAACATCCGCGCTCATTCTAATTTACCTGGCATTCTTCTGGAAGATCAATTGGATCAAG GATTTGACGGAAAATGACGCGAAGAGGTCTTGGCTCAACAAGCGATTAGGTGATGGTAAGAGTGGAGGTGGTTCGAGGAACAAGAACAGAAAAGTAGGTCACCTACCCCCGGTGTATCCGAACGGATGGTTCGCGCTCTTGGAAAGCTCGCATTTGAAACGTGGCGAAGCCAAGCACATCTCAGCTCTTGGACAGAACTTTGCAGTTTTTAG AACGCAAAAGGGAACTGTTAGCGTACTGGATGCTTATTGCCCACACCTAGGCGCGAACATGGGAGAGGGTGGCAGAGTTCGAGGAGATTGTCTCGAATGTCCCTTTCACGGCTGGCTTTTCAGAGGAGCCGACGGTCGATGCCAGGACATACCATACTCGGACAAAG tGCCAGAATTCGCGAAAACCAAGGCGTGGGATTGCTGCGAAGTCAACCAATTGATCTTCGTTTGGCATCACGCAGAGAACGCAAAGCCAAGCTGGCGGCCGCAAGCCCTCGGAGAAATATCTGACGGGAGGTGGCGTTATCACGGAAGAAACGAGTTCATTGTCAACAGTCATATACAG GAAATACCGGAAAACGGAGCTGACTGGGCTCACCTTAGCGCTGTTCACGGTCCTTCGATTCTACTAAGCGAGCGTGTACCGTGGCTTGCACGTCACAGCTGGACGGGAGCGGAATGGACGTCGCACGTATCGCCGCCGCAAGAGCGAACAATGGCAAAGGAGGAGGAAGCAGGAAAGGCACAGGCTGAAGAGGAATGTGGGGCTGAGGTTGACAATGCACCGGAAACCGACCCCAACGTATCGCGAGAAAATGTAGCAGGCACGGGGAAGTTCGAAAACGGTGGTGGCAAGATTAGCAAGGATAAAACGGCGAGCGGCAACAAGTCGCACAAGGCGATAATGCGGTTACGTCACAGCTTGATCCTCTTCGAACGCATCCCAATCCTGGAACTTGACGTTCGAGCCGAACAGATAGGACCCGGTTACGTGGAACTGCTCGTGCAAAGCAGCATGGGGCCGATGTGCATTCTGCAAACTGTCACGCCGCTGGAGCCACTAATGCAACGCGTTACACATCTAATGTTCGCACCCCCCCTGCTTGCGCCGCTCGCTACTCTGGTACTGTTTGGCGAAAGCGTAATGTTCGAGCGGGATGTTGCCGTCTGGAATCACAAGCGTTTCGAGCAAAGGCCCCTTTTGGTTCGTGAGGATCGATCGATTCTTGCCTACCGCCGGTGGTACGCGCAGTTCTATTCACCCCACAGTCCGACCTATCAGTCCACCACGCGATCGCTGCaatggtaa